From the genome of Mycetocola spongiae, one region includes:
- a CDS encoding carbohydrate ABC transporter permease, translating to MTPITISEGRADSRTRPSARPEAAPSLASPRPRRVNWAVLAMIAPAVLGILVFFGYPLLASVYYSFTRFDLVSPPEWIGLRNYEYLFTKDPMVWTAALNTLWFILILTPVKLVTALLTAGLLARAKRATGLWRTLFYLPALVPPVASVVAFVFLFNPGTGPVNLILKSIGIQGPLWFNDPDWSKPSLLLLGIWVMGDIMIIFLAALLDVPRDQYEASALDGAGAFAQVRYVTLPNITPVLVFALITGVIAALQYFTEAAVASAVASGKATVGQGAGVTLGYPDGSLLTYTQWLYVRGFGQYQLGYASALAVLLFIVAAIFLVLLMRKVKAFSPEGAS from the coding sequence ATGACCCCGATCACGATCTCGGAGGGGCGGGCAGATTCCCGGACCCGCCCCTCCGCCCGCCCCGAGGCAGCGCCCTCCCTCGCGTCGCCGCGCCCGCGGCGCGTGAACTGGGCCGTCCTGGCGATGATTGCGCCGGCCGTGCTGGGCATCCTGGTGTTTTTTGGCTATCCGCTGCTGGCCAGTGTGTACTATTCCTTCACCCGTTTTGACCTGGTCTCCCCGCCCGAATGGATCGGGCTGCGCAATTATGAATACCTCTTCACCAAGGACCCGATGGTGTGGACCGCCGCGCTGAATACGCTGTGGTTTATCCTCATCCTGACCCCGGTGAAGCTGGTGACCGCCCTGCTGACCGCGGGTCTCCTGGCCCGGGCTAAGCGGGCCACCGGCCTCTGGCGCACCCTGTTTTATCTGCCCGCCCTGGTGCCTCCCGTGGCCTCGGTCGTGGCGTTTGTCTTCCTGTTTAACCCCGGAACGGGCCCGGTAAACCTGATCCTCAAATCCATCGGCATCCAGGGCCCCCTGTGGTTTAACGATCCCGATTGGTCCAAGCCCTCGCTGCTGCTCCTGGGCATCTGGGTCATGGGCGATATCATGATCATTTTCCTCGCCGCGCTCCTGGATGTGCCCCGGGATCAATACGAGGCCTCCGCGCTGGACGGCGCGGGAGCATTTGCGCAGGTGCGCTATGTCACGCTGCCCAATATCACCCCGGTGCTGGTCTTCGCCCTGATCACGGGGGTGATCGCGGCGCTGCAATACTTCACGGAGGCCGCGGTGGCCAGCGCCGTGGCCTCGGGCAAGGCCACGGTAGGGCAGGGCGCGGGCGTCACGCTGGGATATCCCGATGGCTCCCTGCTCACCTATACCCAGTGGCTATATGTCCGCGGGTTCGGCCAGTATCAGCTCGGTTATGCCTCCGCGCTGGCCGTGCTGCTTTTTATCGTCGCCGCGATCTTCCTCGTGCTCCTCATGCGCAAGGTCAAGGCCTTTTCGCCCGAGGGGGCATCATGA
- a CDS encoding extracellular solute-binding protein: MQRRTATHRPWLLSTALIAGSVVALMGCSSGGPGAGMEESAPEKLEGTVSLWHFFSDREGAVIQSVVDDFEAKNPGVKVDVHDGQDDEKMRKVIAAGGNIDVGLSYSTDVVGNFCSTGAFRDLGPYIERDDVDLSQFSDTVKNYTEYDDVRCAMPILSDVNALFYNQDMFDAAGITEPPKTLAELEQVAEKLTVLNPDGSIKTLGFNPFMGMYENTPSHFGPAVGGEWLNADSTSAIGSDKNWPVLMEWQKNYVDKIGYDKLQAFTAGLGQEFSADNAFQTGQLAMQIDGEYRTAFLEAQAPDVRYGTAPFPTAVGYEDLYGAGYITGNVIGIAKGSKVPELSWALLKYLTTDTEALVKMANGLKNLPTTHAALTSPDLQVTEQYQTFIDIAEHPKTASNPSSPNGGGFQQAFGDYWVKYQSGKGGDLTEGLKGVDKQIDDALDLVNGP; this comes from the coding sequence ATGCAACGACGCACCGCTACACACCGCCCGTGGCTGCTATCCACGGCGCTGATCGCCGGATCGGTGGTGGCCCTGATGGGCTGTTCCTCCGGCGGCCCCGGGGCTGGAATGGAAGAATCCGCCCCGGAAAAACTCGAGGGAACCGTGTCGCTCTGGCACTTCTTCTCCGACCGGGAGGGCGCCGTTATCCAGTCGGTGGTGGATGATTTTGAGGCCAAGAACCCCGGCGTGAAGGTGGATGTTCACGACGGCCAGGACGACGAAAAAATGCGCAAGGTCATCGCGGCCGGCGGCAATATCGACGTGGGGCTGTCCTATTCCACCGATGTGGTGGGTAATTTCTGTTCCACCGGGGCCTTCCGCGATTTGGGGCCCTATATCGAACGCGATGACGTGGACCTCTCGCAGTTCTCGGATACCGTCAAAAACTATACGGAATACGATGACGTGCGCTGTGCGATGCCCATCCTCTCCGATGTAAACGCGCTGTTTTATAACCAGGACATGTTTGATGCCGCGGGCATCACCGAGCCGCCGAAGACCCTCGCGGAGCTGGAGCAGGTGGCCGAGAAGCTCACCGTGCTGAACCCCGATGGCTCGATTAAAACGCTTGGCTTTAACCCGTTCATGGGCATGTACGAAAACACCCCCTCGCATTTTGGTCCCGCGGTGGGTGGCGAATGGCTTAACGCCGATAGCACCAGCGCGATTGGCTCGGATAAAAACTGGCCCGTGCTGATGGAATGGCAAAAAAACTACGTGGATAAGATCGGCTACGACAAGCTACAGGCGTTCACCGCGGGCCTGGGCCAGGAGTTCTCGGCGGATAACGCCTTTCAGACCGGGCAGCTTGCGATGCAGATCGACGGCGAATACCGCACCGCGTTCCTCGAGGCCCAGGCCCCCGATGTGCGCTATGGCACCGCTCCCTTCCCCACCGCGGTGGGCTATGAGGATCTCTACGGCGCCGGCTATATCACCGGCAATGTGATCGGTATCGCCAAGGGTTCCAAGGTTCCGGAGCTGTCCTGGGCGCTACTGAAATATCTGACCACCGATACCGAGGCCCTGGTGAAGATGGCCAACGGCCTGAAAAACCTGCCCACAACCCACGCGGCACTGACCTCCCCGGATCTGCAGGTCACCGAGCAGTATCAGACCTTCATCGATATTGCCGAGCACCCCAAAACCGCCTCGAACCCCTCCAGCCCCAACGGCGGGGGATTCCAGCAGGCCTTTGGTGACTACTGGGTGAAGTATCAGTCGGGTAAGGGTGGCGATCTCACCGAGGGCCTCAAGGGCGTGGATAAGCAGATCGATGATGCGCTTGACCTGGTGAACGGTCCCTAA
- a CDS encoding ROK family transcriptional regulator: MTIRSLPGTPSWLGATNDRTALALFLQHGALTRNQLGELSGLSKPTASQMIARLESAALIEAVGELSGGRGPNAVSYGVRRGHTWGVAIDVQPEVIRSCVVDAVGGVGPVVEYRPQPGASAPGAAAELRDAIARACEAAGANHTAVAVAAVGLQGAVNPQTDELNFTDELPGWPRHEVRATLERELGLDLLLSNDVNLAAVAERTDASGAGAEAGGFALFWVGNGLGLAVDIGGVLHAGASGGAGEMGYLAVPRAATEIDPEARDLQDLISGDALIGIARAHGLTATGFESMLAEIQAHPARSAILSEFAPRIALGIAPVLAVLDPELLLLGGPTGALGGEELATLVSEHIRAHTRWSPRISPAGVVTHPVLSGARWVLINELRERLFLAVTPG; encoded by the coding sequence TTGACCATTCGATCGCTTCCCGGCACACCGTCCTGGCTCGGCGCCACCAATGATCGCACGGCCCTGGCCCTGTTTCTTCAGCATGGCGCCCTGACCCGCAATCAGCTCGGGGAACTCTCCGGGCTCTCCAAGCCCACGGCCTCACAGATGATCGCCCGGCTCGAATCCGCCGCGCTGATAGAGGCGGTGGGGGAGCTCTCCGGGGGGCGCGGCCCCAATGCTGTGTCCTATGGTGTGCGCCGGGGACATACCTGGGGGGTGGCCATCGATGTGCAGCCCGAGGTGATTCGCTCCTGCGTGGTGGATGCCGTGGGTGGCGTGGGCCCGGTGGTGGAATATCGGCCGCAGCCCGGCGCCTCCGCGCCCGGTGCCGCCGCGGAGCTGCGGGACGCGATCGCGCGGGCCTGCGAGGCCGCCGGCGCCAATCACACCGCCGTGGCCGTGGCCGCCGTGGGGCTGCAGGGGGCAGTGAACCCACAGACCGATGAGCTGAACTTCACCGATGAGCTCCCGGGCTGGCCCCGGCACGAGGTGCGGGCCACGCTGGAACGTGAACTGGGCCTGGATCTCCTGCTCTCCAATGACGTGAACCTCGCGGCCGTGGCCGAGCGCACCGATGCCTCCGGCGCGGGCGCGGAGGCCGGCGGATTTGCGCTGTTTTGGGTGGGCAACGGCCTGGGCCTCGCGGTGGATATCGGCGGTGTACTGCATGCGGGAGCCTCCGGGGGAGCCGGCGAAATGGGGTATCTTGCCGTGCCCCGCGCCGCCACCGAGATTGACCCCGAGGCGCGCGATCTGCAGGATCTGATCAGCGGGGATGCGCTGATCGGGATAGCCCGCGCCCACGGCCTGACCGCCACGGGCTTCGAGAGTATGCTTGCCGAGATCCAGGCCCATCCCGCGCGCAGCGCGATCCTGAGCGAGTTTGCCCCGCGGATTGCCCTGGGAATCGCGCCGGTACTGGCGGTACTCGACCCCGAACTTCTGCTGCTGGGCGGCCCCACCGGGGCACTCGGCGGCGAGGAGCTCGCGACCCTCGTGAGTGAACATATCCGCGCCCATACCCGCTGGTCCCCGCGGATCAGCCCGGCCGGCGTGGTAACCCATCCCGTGCTCAGCGGCGCCCGCTGGGTGCTGATAAACGAGCTGCGCGAAAGACTTTTTCTGGCGGTGACCCCCGGCTAG
- a CDS encoding alpha/beta hydrolase fold domain-containing protein translates to MLSPRLDPNLAHWLANAPRHGTPGRPRFRPAGPELESVNNLALRRPDGSELPCRRYRSRPVASEGTPPGITVVYIHGGSFIGGDLDTHDRACRRIALSTEYEVLALDYRRAPEHPAPAALDDVLLACRGITDAGGIPALAGDSAGGLIALLAARLLLAEGARLAPLLLITPNADLTLSLPSVEEFGFGWGLDAEELRGNIASWLPSRSPRALARFSPLQARFPPLPTVLLGRAGYDPLVDEGQALAERLRAQGTVVHDRLFPTLLHGFVNFDALSPAARAAGDTLFTEFAGLLRRETPDIHSTSSCTIFPQFH, encoded by the coding sequence ATGCTCTCCCCGCGCCTCGACCCCAATCTTGCGCATTGGCTGGCGAATGCCCCGCGTCACGGCACCCCGGGACGGCCACGCTTTCGCCCGGCGGGTCCCGAGCTGGAGAGCGTAAATAACCTCGCGCTGCGGCGCCCCGATGGCTCGGAACTCCCCTGCCGCCGGTACCGCTCACGGCCGGTGGCAAGCGAGGGCACCCCACCCGGCATCACGGTGGTTTATATTCACGGCGGATCCTTTATCGGCGGCGATCTGGATACGCATGATCGGGCCTGCCGCCGAATCGCCCTGAGCACCGAATACGAGGTGCTGGCCCTGGACTATCGGCGAGCGCCCGAGCACCCCGCCCCAGCGGCGCTTGATGATGTCCTCTTGGCCTGCCGCGGGATCACCGATGCGGGAGGCATTCCCGCGCTGGCCGGGGATAGCGCGGGTGGCCTGATTGCGCTCCTGGCGGCACGGCTACTCCTGGCCGAGGGCGCGCGCCTGGCGCCGCTACTGCTGATCACCCCCAATGCCGATCTGACGCTCTCGCTTCCCAGCGTGGAGGAGTTTGGATTTGGTTGGGGCTTGGACGCCGAGGAATTGCGCGGAAATATTGCGTCCTGGCTCCCCTCGCGCTCACCGCGCGCCCTGGCCCGATTTAGTCCGCTCCAGGCACGCTTTCCGCCCCTGCCCACGGTTCTGCTCGGCCGCGCGGGATACGATCCCCTGGTTGATGAGGGGCAGGCCCTGGCCGAGCGCCTGCGTGCCCAGGGCACGGTGGTTCACGATCGCCTCTTTCCCACACTCCTGCACGGCTTTGTGAATTTTGATGCGCTCTCCCCGGCGGCCCGGGCCGCGGGTGACACCCTCTTCACGGAGTTTGCGGGCCTCCTGCGCCGGGAAACTCCCGATATCCACAGCACCTCAAGCTGCACCATCTTTCCACAGTTCCACTAG
- a CDS encoding methylated-DNA--[protein]-cysteine S-methyltransferase: MGPLLLIGSAFGVRRLVFDTEDQPAVLAELGYSHGLTPRENPAAHAVLLRELDSYFAGTLRRFTSAIDRRALRGFRGTVLEFLPRLRYGHTASYGSVAEAVGSPLATRAVSNACSHNPVPILIPCHRVIRSSGGLGTYLGGSRAKLALLRLEGAR, translated from the coding sequence GTGGGCCCCCTCCTGCTCATCGGAAGCGCGTTTGGGGTGCGTCGCCTGGTCTTTGATACCGAGGACCAGCCCGCGGTGCTGGCCGAGCTCGGCTATAGCCACGGCCTCACCCCGCGGGAAAACCCCGCGGCCCATGCCGTTCTCCTGCGCGAACTCGACAGCTATTTTGCCGGAACCCTGCGCCGTTTTACCTCCGCCATCGATCGCCGCGCGCTGCGCGGCTTCCGCGGCACGGTCCTCGAGTTCCTGCCGCGGCTGCGCTACGGGCATACCGCGAGCTACGGCTCCGTGGCCGAGGCCGTGGGCAGCCCCCTGGCCACCCGCGCCGTGAGCAACGCCTGCTCACATAACCCGGTTCCCATCCTCATCCCATGCCATCGGGTCATCCGTTCCAGCGGCGGCCTCGGCACCTATCTCGGCGGCAGCCGAGCCAAGCTAGCGCTGCTGAGGCTGGAGGGAGCCCGCTAA
- a CDS encoding DNA-3-methyladenine glycosylase I, with product METSSPSTPPDAGPVRGADGLNRPAWAATDPLLREYYDTEWGVPVTDERGLFERISLEAFQSGLSWATILRKRPAFREAFAQFDPERVAAFGEPEFTRLMENPGIIRNRAKITATIGNARAVLALRPEGGLARVIWDARPALTPLPRTHTEIPTTSPESIALARRLRSLGFSFIGPTTMFALMEAVGIVDTHLLGSHRRGCSGLWAEDGTPRAQALPAETGTNG from the coding sequence ATGGAAACCTCCTCCCCCAGCACGCCGCCCGACGCAGGCCCGGTCCGGGGAGCGGACGGCCTGAATCGTCCGGCCTGGGCCGCCACCGATCCGCTATTGCGCGAGTATTACGACACCGAATGGGGCGTCCCCGTCACCGATGAGCGTGGGCTCTTTGAACGGATCAGCCTGGAGGCCTTTCAGTCCGGGCTCTCCTGGGCCACCATCCTGCGGAAACGGCCCGCATTTCGGGAGGCCTTTGCCCAATTTGACCCGGAGCGTGTCGCCGCATTTGGCGAGCCGGAGTTCACCCGGCTCATGGAGAATCCCGGCATCATCCGTAATCGGGCCAAAATCACCGCCACGATCGGCAACGCCCGGGCAGTGCTGGCCCTGCGCCCCGAGGGCGGGCTGGCCCGGGTGATCTGGGACGCGCGCCCCGCACTCACCCCGCTTCCGCGCACCCACACCGAGATTCCCACCACCTCCCCCGAGTCCATCGCGCTCGCCCGCCGCCTGCGCTCCCTCGGATTTTCCTTTATTGGCCCCACCACGATGTTTGCGCTCATGGAGGCGGTGGGCATCGTGGACACTCACCTGCTGGGCAGCCACCGCCGCGGCTGCTCCGGCCTATGGGCCGAGGACGGCACCCCGCGGGCGCAGGCACTGCCCGCAGAAACGGGTACCAACGGGTAA
- a CDS encoding MFS transporter → MSPLKTPSPATPIKRPQVGLMLGAVFLVYLAQMTLNPIIAPLAREVGLAEWQVGVMISVAAICIMISSQFWGRKSLSWGRKPVLIGALTLAMLSMVAFALLARLGMAGILGGVGLFLLLVLVRGVFFGLAMAAVPPTAQAYIADVTETEEARVRGMAGMGAVQGIAMISGSIIGGLLAGFGLMVPLIFVPCVLAVGALLVLVLLRRESPRELLENPPHVRLWDSRVWPFLAAGFGMFTALGLIQVIAGFIIQDRFSLDSRATAVATAAAFLVSGIGLAGAQAVLVPRLGWHPHRLLRAGAAVALLGFAVMIPTAGIWLFLLGMLGVGLGLGLAMPGYVAGPSLLMTREEQGAMAGLIGANNAATFVLAPTIGTALYTLWPPLTLILSAVLMLAVLCFTSLHPRFRVIPAEVNVES, encoded by the coding sequence ATGTCCCCCCTCAAAACCCCGTCCCCCGCCACCCCGATAAAGCGCCCCCAGGTGGGCCTGATGCTGGGGGCCGTATTCCTGGTGTATCTGGCGCAGATGACACTGAATCCGATCATTGCCCCGCTGGCCCGCGAGGTGGGCCTCGCGGAGTGGCAGGTGGGGGTGATGATCAGCGTGGCGGCAATCTGCATCATGATCTCCAGCCAGTTCTGGGGGAGGAAATCGCTGTCCTGGGGGCGAAAGCCCGTGCTGATCGGGGCACTCACCCTCGCGATGCTCTCGATGGTGGCCTTTGCCCTCCTTGCGCGCCTCGGCATGGCCGGCATTCTCGGTGGAGTGGGGCTATTCCTGCTGCTGGTCTTGGTCCGCGGTGTGTTTTTTGGGCTGGCCATGGCCGCGGTGCCGCCCACCGCGCAGGCCTATATCGCCGATGTCACCGAGACCGAGGAGGCCCGGGTTAGGGGTATGGCCGGGATGGGCGCGGTGCAGGGGATTGCGATGATCTCGGGGTCCATAATCGGTGGTCTCCTTGCCGGCTTTGGGCTGATGGTGCCGCTGATCTTTGTGCCCTGTGTGCTCGCGGTTGGCGCGCTGCTGGTTCTGGTTCTCTTGCGCCGGGAGAGCCCGCGGGAGCTGCTGGAAAACCCGCCGCATGTGCGGCTCTGGGATTCTCGGGTCTGGCCGTTCCTCGCCGCGGGCTTTGGCATGTTTACGGCCCTCGGGCTGATCCAGGTGATCGCCGGTTTTATTATTCAGGACAGGTTTAGCCTGGATTCTCGAGCCACCGCCGTGGCCACGGCCGCGGCCTTCCTGGTATCGGGGATCGGGCTGGCGGGCGCACAGGCGGTATTGGTGCCGCGCCTGGGCTGGCATCCCCACCGCCTGCTGCGCGCGGGGGCCGCCGTGGCGCTGCTGGGTTTTGCCGTGATGATCCCCACCGCCGGTATCTGGCTTTTCCTGCTGGGCATGCTGGGTGTCGGGCTCGGGCTTGGGTTGGCAATGCCGGGTTATGTGGCCGGGCCCTCGCTGTTGATGACCCGCGAGGAGCAGGGGGCCATGGCGGGGCTGATTGGCGCCAATAATGCCGCCACGTTTGTGCTGGCGCCCACGATCGGCACCGCGCTCTATACGCTTTGGCCCCCGCTCACGCTGATTCTGAGCGCCGTGCTGATGCTCGCGGTGCTGTGTTTCACAAGCCTGCACCCGCGGTTCCGCGTGATACCGGCGGAGGTCAACGTCGAATCCTAG
- a CDS encoding TetR/AcrR family transcriptional regulator: MSIPPPPLDSSPRTRGVGRPVEFESASVLDAAQLILEASGVEGLSMRSLAAASGTALAAIYRHLGDKEAVLGAVLDRAAEDLVLVTPTGTPEQRLRILAVEIYDVLCERPWVVDVLRRGGQVGAGALHLTEEILAAADELGADESTGMAAYRTLWNYTLGALITQRPAALPPDPDSDLAVKVRRGLAEEGLSRAARFLTYPLGTPRALFLEGLDMLLPGLIAALRTPAAGERPGPSSPAS; this comes from the coding sequence ATGAGCATCCCCCCTCCCCCGCTGGATTCCTCCCCGCGCACGCGCGGCGTCGGGCGTCCCGTGGAATTTGAGTCCGCGTCGGTATTGGATGCGGCCCAGCTGATCCTGGAGGCCTCGGGTGTGGAGGGGCTCTCGATGCGCTCCCTCGCGGCCGCCTCGGGCACCGCCCTGGCGGCGATCTACCGTCATCTGGGCGATAAGGAGGCCGTGCTTGGCGCGGTCCTGGACCGTGCCGCCGAGGATCTGGTTTTGGTCACCCCCACCGGCACCCCCGAGCAGCGGCTCCGGATCCTCGCGGTGGAGATCTATGACGTGCTGTGCGAACGGCCCTGGGTGGTGGATGTGCTGCGCCGCGGTGGTCAGGTTGGTGCGGGCGCGCTGCATCTCACCGAGGAGATCCTGGCCGCGGCCGATGAGCTGGGGGCCGATGAGTCCACGGGAATGGCCGCCTACCGCACGTTGTGGAACTATACGCTTGGGGCGCTGATCACGCAGCGCCCCGCGGCCCTGCCACCCGATCCCGACTCCGATCTGGCCGTGAAGGTCCGTCGGGGCCTGGCCGAGGAGGGCCTCAGCCGCGCCGCGCGCTTTCTCACCTATCCGCTGGGCACCCCGCGCGCGCTTTTTCTTGAGGGTCTTGACATGCTCCTCCCCGGCCTCATTGCCGCGCTGCGTACCCCCGCGGCGGGCGAGAGGCCCGGCCCATCCTCCCCGGCGAGCTAG